GACCAACGGTACCGCCACGGCCGTGGAACAGCACCAGCGATACCGCAAACTTGTCGGCAAGTGCGACCAGTTTTTCCTGCGCTTTGTATTGCGCCCAGGTAGCGGCGAGCTTGCCCGCATCTTTCGCGGAATCGGAATAGCCGATCATGACGGTTTGTTGTTGCGCTGAATACTGTTGATACCACTCCAGATTCCACAAACGCTCCATCACAATCGGCGCGCGGTCCAGGTCATCCAAGGTTTCAAACAGTGGCACAACAGGCATATTCCAGGTCATGCCTGACTCTTTCAACAAGAGTGCAACCGCGAGCACGTCTGACGGCTGCTGTGCCATGGAAATAACGTAATGAGAGAGGATTTCGCGCGGCTCTTGCGCCACAACACGGCAAGTCGCGAGTACTTCAGCAGTTTCATCGCTCATTGGCCAGGAAGCAGGCATCAATGGACGCTTGCTGGTGAGCGCATCCAACAGAAACGCTTGACGCTCTTCTTCTGACCAGGCGCGATAGTCACCAATCTCCAAATACTGCACCAACTCATCAATTGCCTGCACATGGCGATCGCCATCCTGACGTACATCGAGCGGTACCAGGTTGATGCCAAAGCAGTGTACGCGACGGATGGTATCGACCAGCGGGCCATTGGCGATGTGCGGCAGACCGACATCGTTCAATGAGCGGAAGCAGAGCATTAATGGTGCGAGCAGATCTTCGCGACTGGTGATCAGGTCTGCGGGCACTTCTACCGAACGGCCTTGCAGGCGCGCCTCGGCCCACTCCAGGGTGGATTGGATGCGCTGACGCAGATCGTACATGGCATCGCGGTAAGGAGTAGTAGAGTCGGGGTAGCGGGCGCGAAGCTCGTCGCTGGCTTCGCTCATACTCAGGTCACCGCCCAGGCTGTACACATCGCGTGAGTAGAGTTCTGCTGCCATCCAACGGCCTAGCAACAGGACTTCACGGGTAATTTTGTGAGTGACATTCGGATTGCCATCACGGTCGCCGCCCATCCAGGAATAGAATTTGATCGGGCGAATATCCACAGGCAAATGCGCGCCCAGGTGACGTTGGGTCAAGCGATCCAGGTGGCGGATAAAATCCGGCACGGCCTGCCATAGGCTGTTTTCGATAACAGCAAAGCCCCATTTGGCTTCATCCACAGCCGTAGGACGTGTGGTACGAATCTCATCGGTAGCCCAGATTTCTTCCACCAGACGGTGCAAGCGGCCACGCAGTTTGTCTTGTTCAAATACCAGCAGGCTGGGGTTTTGGCGATCAGCAAGCGTATCGACTATCTGGTCGTATTTGCGGATCAGGGTGCGGCGAGTCACCTCAGTGGGGTGGGCGGTCAGCACCAGCTCAATACGCAGCTTATTAATAAGTTCGGTGAGGGCATCTTTGCCCTGTGCAGCGGCAAGCTCGATAATCAATGCTTGCAGCTTGTCTTCGGCCTCCGCTTCGGCGCTGGAAAAGTATTCCTGGTCGGCGATATTAGCGAGGTTAAGGAATTGATTAAACGCACGGACTATAGGCAGGATGCTTTGGTCATCAAGACTGCTGAGCATAGCCACCAGCGGTGCAGAGTCACCGTTTTCAGCTTTGTTAATCGCCTTACCCAGTTTGCGAATTCCTTCAACTTTGGAAAACAGCTCTTCACCCTCGTGGGCGTGAATCGTTTCACCTAATAGTTCCCCTAGCAGGCGTACGTTTTCGCGCAGGGTTTCAGGTAGTTTTAACATGAGCACTTCTCCAACAATCGATAAGAGGAAGATAAACAGAGAATCAAACAGTGACGGGATTAACCGCCGCTGGCCAGATCATCAGCCAATGGGCGCAGCGAAAGGTATAAAAGCTGCGAAATCTGTGCCTAATTGATAAAAAAGACACCGGGCTTAACACCGCGTGCTATAACGGCGGCCGCGCAGATTACAAAGACACCCTCGGGGATGCAATAGCCAGTTGAAAAACCCTAGGGCATCACCCCAAAAAATGCGCAATATTTACGCGCAAATTGCCGCAAAAAGCGCTATGCAACGTTATGTAGGATCACACAAAGCCTGAAGGCTGTGCACAACTTCCCTTGTCCCGCCCACAACAGATCACCATCCTCAAGGGTAGCGGTAATAATAAACAACCTGCACCAAAAACAACCGCATTGCCGTAGAAAAGCCGGAGTTACATCCTAAAAAGATCCACAGCGAAGTATCCACAGAAGCTGTGAATAACTCTGTGCATGACCCTTTGGTAATGGGGCGCAGGGCTGATTATTACTGGTGTGGCGCCAGGTGTTCAATTCCTGCACGTCATTATTTCACTGTTCAGGAAAGGCTCAACATGGCCTTAAAGCGTTCGCGATAACGGCGTGACAAGGTGAGCTGTTGCCCATTGCGCAAGCGCACCTGATAGTCGCCACTATCCAACGCCTCTATATCCTGTACCTGCCCCAGGTTGATAATTGTTGAACGGTGAATACGGGCGAAATGGGCTGGCAATAGCTTTTCCAACTTATCCATGGTGATGCGCATGGGGTAGACGCTGCCTTTTATATGTAGATTGGCGTAGTTACCAGAGGCCTCCACCCATTCAATATCCGCCGTTTGAATCAGAAATTCCCGCCCCAGCTTTTTAATCAGCAGACGCTCGGGTGGCGATTCAGGCTCAGGCGTCTCGCTCTCTGCACTGTCTGCCAGATAGCTCGCCTCGCCCTGTAACCGCCGGGCGATAAAGCGATAGCCCACAATGATCAGCGCCAGCGTCAAATAGGCTTGGGCGTCCTTGCGGTATTCATAGAAAAACTCGACCGGCAGATCACCAAACTCATAGCTGGCGCCCATGGCGCGATACCAGAGCTGGCGAATCGTCACCATGCCGCTGACATGCAGTACAGAAAACGGCACAGTCGCTATGAGATGTACCAACAAGCGCCATTTGAGCGCCAGTTGACTGATCCAGCGATCATTCAGCCACAGCACCAGCGGGATCAACAGCAACAGCACCATGCAGCTGGATATTTCCCAACAAAACGGTTCCCACACAGGAATAGTCCCACCGCTGCGCCGCACTTCCATCAGGGTAGTGGTTGCCAGCACCACTACATTCACACTGAACCAACCCACCAACAGCGCGGCACCCCAAGCCCATTGATGCGCTAAAAAATGCCGGATTAACAGCGATTGCAGGTGAGTCGATTGGGAAGGGGAATGAGTCATGCTGATCACTGTCGATTGGGGTGCGCGAATGTCGGGTATTGCCTGGCTTTTCGCAACCTGGGTTCATCACAAGGGGCGTCCGTTCATCACATTTCCTTGTAGAACAATCACTTGGTAGCACCACTGCCCTGCGGGTTTACCTAGCATAGCGTTTTTGTATTCCTAAAGGCATGCACCATGACACAAGCACATTCCGTCTTAACGGCACATCAGCCCGATAGCCATTCCCCGCTCCCACGCCCCTATACGCAGGCTGAGTTTCACCGGCAGCGATTGGTTGAGCTGGACTGGCTCAGGGTGTTGGTATTTGGCCTGTTAATTTTTTACCACACCGGCATGCTTTACGCCGAAGGCTGGGACTATCACTACAAAAGCACTTATACCAGCAAACTGCTCACCAACATCATGCTCTGGTCAAACCAGTGGCGTATGTCGCTACTGTTTTTAATCAGCGGCGCGGCGATATCCTTTTTAATCGCCAAACAGCCTTGGGGGCAATTTATCCGTAAGCGCATTCCCCTGCTTTTATTGCCACTGTTGTTTGGCATATTGGTAGTGGTAGTTCCACAGGTTTATGTGGAAGCGAACAGCAAAGGGTTAATCAACCTCACTGACTATTGGCATTTTTGGCACATCTACCTGGATCAAACCAGCGCTGAATTTGCTCCACACAAAACCTTGGGCCAACTCCACCTCACCTGGAATCACCTCTGGTTCTTGCCTTACATACTGGCCTATACATTGATCTTGTGGGCGCTCTACCCGCTGATAACTTCCCGCGCATGCGCGCCAGTGTGGCGATGGCTCAGCAGCAAATGCACCCTGAGCCTGGTAGTGCTGGTACCTGTAGTGCTATTTCATGGCATCGGCTGGTGGCTCTACAGCAAATACCCCACCACCCATAATTTTGTCGAGGATTGGTACAACCACGCGCGCTCCTTGTTGTGCTTTGTACTGGGCTTCGCACTGGTGCGGATGCCGCAAGTATGGAGTCAATTCGCATCGATACGCTGGCACTTGCTGCCCATCGCCTTATTAACCTACGCCTATACCCTGTTTGCGTTTAACGGCGGCTCCCTGGGCGATAACAGAATCGCACAGGAAATCAACGGCTTTATATGGTCAGCCAACGGCTGGTTGTGGATACTCACCATCATCGCCTGGGCACAACATTGGTTTACCTTTAGCAATCCATTGCTGAAATATTTAAACAGCGGTGTGTATTGTTTTTATATCTTGCACCAGACACTGATCATTGTTATTGCCTACTTTGTAGCACCCCATAAAGTGGGCCCAGTACTTGAACCACTGTTGATCATCAGCGCTGTTGCAATCGGGTGCGTGGTGATTTTTGAAGTGGTTAAACGGCTTCCGGTGGTGCCGGTGCTGTTTGGGATTCAGAAGAAATAACAGGTCATGGGCGTGTGACTATTCAAAACAGGAGATTAACCCTTCAACAATAGTCACACGCCATCATCAGCGCGCTCAAGGATACGCGCTCCCGGGCCTTGGGCGCCGAGCACATCATCGGGGTTGCGCAAAGGGCAATCCCGAAGCGATAGACAACCACAACCGATACAGCTATTCAATTCATCCCGCAAGCGCTGCAATTTTTGTATCCGTTCGTCCAGGCTCTCGCGCCATTTTGCAGCGGCGCGGCTCCATTGTGCTTTACCGGCTTTGGCTTCCGGTTGATATCGCCCCAGCACACGCTCTATTTCCCCTAAAGGTATTCCCACACGTTGCGCCACTTTAATAATCGCAATATAACGCAACACACTGGGAGCATAGCGCCGTTGATTGCCCGCATTGCGAATGCTCACAATTAACCCCTTAGCCTCATAAAAATGCACGGCAGATAC
The nucleotide sequence above comes from Cellvibrio sp. PSBB023. Encoded proteins:
- a CDS encoding LytTR family DNA-binding domain-containing protein, producing the protein MTHSPSQSTHLQSLLIRHFLAHQWAWGAALLVGWFSVNVVVLATTTLMEVRRSGGTIPVWEPFCWEISSCMVLLLLIPLVLWLNDRWISQLALKWRLLVHLIATVPFSVLHVSGMVTIRQLWYRAMGASYEFGDLPVEFFYEYRKDAQAYLTLALIIVGYRFIARRLQGEASYLADSAESETPEPESPPERLLIKKLGREFLIQTADIEWVEASGNYANLHIKGSVYPMRITMDKLEKLLPAHFARIHRSTIINLGQVQDIEALDSGDYQVRLRNGQQLTLSRRYRERFKAMLSLS
- a CDS encoding acyltransferase; its protein translation is MTQAHSVLTAHQPDSHSPLPRPYTQAEFHRQRLVELDWLRVLVFGLLIFYHTGMLYAEGWDYHYKSTYTSKLLTNIMLWSNQWRMSLLFLISGAAISFLIAKQPWGQFIRKRIPLLLLPLLFGILVVVVPQVYVEANSKGLINLTDYWHFWHIYLDQTSAEFAPHKTLGQLHLTWNHLWFLPYILAYTLILWALYPLITSRACAPVWRWLSSKCTLSLVVLVPVVLFHGIGWWLYSKYPTTHNFVEDWYNHARSLLCFVLGFALVRMPQVWSQFASIRWHLLPIALLTYAYTLFAFNGGSLGDNRIAQEINGFIWSANGWLWILTIIAWAQHWFTFSNPLLKYLNSGVYCFYILHQTLIIVIAYFVAPHKVGPVLEPLLIISAVAIGCVVIFEVVKRLPVVPVLFGIQKK
- the soxR gene encoding redox-sensitive transcriptional activator SoxR; translation: MCSERELSVGEVAARSGVAVSAVHFYEAKGLIVSIRNAGNQRRYAPSVLRYIAIIKVAQRVGIPLGEIERVLGRYQPEAKAGKAQWSRAAAKWRESLDERIQKLQRLRDELNSCIGCGCLSLRDCPLRNPDDVLGAQGPGARILERADDGV
- the ppc gene encoding phosphoenolpyruvate carboxylase yields the protein MLKLPETLRENVRLLGELLGETIHAHEGEELFSKVEGIRKLGKAINKAENGDSAPLVAMLSSLDDQSILPIVRAFNQFLNLANIADQEYFSSAEAEAEDKLQALIIELAAAQGKDALTELINKLRIELVLTAHPTEVTRRTLIRKYDQIVDTLADRQNPSLLVFEQDKLRGRLHRLVEEIWATDEIRTTRPTAVDEAKWGFAVIENSLWQAVPDFIRHLDRLTQRHLGAHLPVDIRPIKFYSWMGGDRDGNPNVTHKITREVLLLGRWMAAELYSRDVYSLGGDLSMSEASDELRARYPDSTTPYRDAMYDLRQRIQSTLEWAEARLQGRSVEVPADLITSREDLLAPLMLCFRSLNDVGLPHIANGPLVDTIRRVHCFGINLVPLDVRQDGDRHVQAIDELVQYLEIGDYRAWSEEERQAFLLDALTSKRPLMPASWPMSDETAEVLATCRVVAQEPREILSHYVISMAQQPSDVLAVALLLKESGMTWNMPVVPLFETLDDLDRAPIVMERLWNLEWYQQYSAQQQTVMIGYSDSAKDAGKLAATWAQYKAQEKLVALADKFAVSLVLFHGRGGTVGRGGGPVEKAMASQPPGSVKGRIRVTEQGEMIRYKFGLPRVAFSSLSSYVTATLRATMSPNAAPKQEWRDLIERMGKASLEAYRAVVRGHKDFVPYFRNLTPEQELSLLALGSRPAKRKSTGGVESLRAIPWVFAWTQVRLNLPAWLGTRQAFEYALQNDPQLLEDMISNWAFFSSFLDLLEMVIGKADGPICTYYEQQLVPVEYRGLGEELRGDLKALETLINTMKKQDVLLADEPMLRQSLEVRKPYVDPLNYLQAELLKRYRSSETISPDLERALKVTMAGIAAGMRNTG